Proteins from a genomic interval of Oncorhynchus nerka isolate Pitt River linkage group LG13, Oner_Uvic_2.0, whole genome shotgun sequence:
- the pebp1 gene encoding phosphatidylethanolamine-binding protein 1 produces the protein MPVDLSQWTGNLALTEVDEKPAQTLHVKYGSLEIDELGKVLTPTQVQSRPTSIGWEGCDSTKLYTLAMTDPDAPSRKDPKFGEWHHFLVVNMKGNDVSSGCVMSDYVGSGPPKGTGLHRYVWLVYEQSGNLSCTEPVLTNCCGDNRGKFKIQEFRQKYGLGVPVAGTCYQAEWDNYVPKLYEQLAGK, from the exons ATGCCGGTAGATTTAAGCCAGTGGACAGGGAATCTTGCCCTAACAGAGGTGGATGAGAAGCCTGCACAGACCCTCCATGTCAAGTATGGCTCTCTTGAAATCGACGAGTTGGGCAAAGTGCTCACGCCAACACAG GTGCAGAGCCGTCCCACCTCTATAGGGTGGGAGGGGTGTGACTCTACAAAGCTGTACACCCTGGCCATGACCGACCCCGACGCACCCAGCAGGAAAGACCCCAAATTTGG GGAGTGGCATCACTTTCTGGTGGTGAACATGAAGGGAAACGATGTATCCAGTGGATGTGTCATGTCCGACTACGTTGGGTCTGGCCCTCCAAAAGGCACTG GTCTCCACAGGTATGTGTGGCTGGTCTATGAGCAGTCAGGAAACCTCTCCTGTACGGAGCCCGTCCTCACCAACTGCTGTGGAGACAACCGCGGCAAGTTCAAGATCCAAGAATTCCGCCAGAAATACGGACTGGGAGTTCCCGTGGCTGGAACCTGCTATCAGGCAGAATGGGATAATTATGTCCCTAAACTCTATGAGCAACTGGCTGGAAAATAA